A genomic region of Cannabis sativa cultivar Pink pepper isolate KNU-18-1 chromosome 1, ASM2916894v1, whole genome shotgun sequence contains the following coding sequences:
- the LOC115703901 gene encoding uncharacterized protein LOC115703901, producing the protein MGDKKKKATIFIRLVSAAGTGFFYVKKKPSRMVEKLEFRKFDPRVNRHVLFTEAKMK; encoded by the coding sequence ATGGGTGACAAGAAAAAGAAAGCTACGATCTTCATTCGACTTGTTTCAGCTGCTGGAACTGGGTTTTTCTATGTGAAGAAGAAGCCATCGAGAATGGTGGAAAAGCTTGAGTTTAGGAAATTTGACCCTCGAGTGAATCGTCATGTCCTATTCACTGAGGCCAAAATGAAATGA